ACTCTAATTCATCGTGCACAACGAGAATATTTTCTGGTTTAATGCCTTGCTTAGCTAAATAAGAAATGACTTTACCAGAGTTGTTCATGAACGTCTGTGGTTTAATCAGCAGTATTTTTGCACCATTCAACATAATGTCGGCAATTTCCATGTGCTCCTTAGTACGCCAAGAACCACCATGGGCTTCAGCTAAAGCATCAAGAACGAGAAAGCCAATGTTATGTCTGTTGTAGTGATACTGCCTGCCTGGATTACCCAAGCCAATAATTGTGGAAATAGATCCGATGGAAATAGTATTTTGCATGCTCATTCTTTATAATCGCTTGTTTATTTTTTTGTTTTTTTACTCATATTTCTCTGTGCTGTTTTTTTTGCAGATTTCAGCTTTTTTTCGTCAATTTTAAGCGCTTTTGCCAGTTCAGTATCGTAGGCAGCAGCATCAACATTAACACATGACTTTTCCTCTTTGGCATCACCAATAGTGATCGTATACTCACGAACTTTAGCTGGCTCTACACCTTCCCAAGGTCGAGAATATGAAATAGTTATCGACGCTGTTCCATTTTTTAATGCCTTAAAAGTAAAAACGTCTTTGCCACCTGCGCCGGGCGTCTGAGCAGCTTGCACAGTAGTTTTATAAGTCTTATCAAGTTCTTGTAATAGACTATCATCTGATATTTTAGCACGCCAACCATAGCCGGTACTCGGATTACTATCCAAGGTAATTTCAAACTCTTGGCCAGGAGTTACTTGCATAGTTTCTTGTTGCGCATCCTCAGCAATTACTACGGTTCCCGCACAAAGCAAACTCAATGTTAGCATAATATTTTTCATACATAGTCCTTTTTTATTTGATGTTTTTTAGCGTATCAATAATCAAACTACTTATATCAAACTGTTTAATTTTCGGCGATGTTTTTTGTAGCGATATAGTGTTGGCAACGTAGACTGCCGTAAAGTGACTTTTCTCAAGTAGGTCAATAGCAGTGCCCGAAAGTACCGGGTGCACAAAATAGCCATAAATAGTTGAAAATCCTTGTTCGCGTAACGCATCGCACACATGCAACGCCGTGCCACCAGTATCAATCATATCATCAATAATAATTGCTGTTGTTCCAACACAATCGCCTGACCTGGCACCAATGCGTGTTTGGTCGGCAGCGTAACGTTCTTTGGCAAAAACAATATGCCCAACCTTTAAGCTATCGGCAACTGCTAGTGCACGGTCTTGCGCTCCATGGTCCGGCGCAACAATGCACGTTTCATTCAACACAATATCCTGCTGCTCGATATGCTCAATGAGTAACGGTACAACTGAAACAGAATGTACTGGAATAGAAAAAAAGGTTGCTACAAGTGGCGCATGCAATTCGACAACCACGAGTTCATCAACCCCCGCCGCTTCTATCATGCGCGCTACGAGTTCTGCTGCCCCTTTGCCACCAGGAATAATGCTTTTATCCTGCCGCGCATACCCAAAATAGGGCACAACACCAACAATACGCGCAGCGCCAGCATTTTTTACCGCATGCACTAACAACAGAAATTGCATAAGATTATAATGTGTTGGAGGATTGGTCGATTGCACAATGAACACGGTTGCGCCACGCAGAAGTGTGTAATCAGCAAAAGTAACCTCGATATCACCGTCGGCAAACTGTGTAATCTCAGGAACAATAAGTTGTTTACCAAAACCTTGAGCTATTTTTTGAGCCAACTCGAAGTGGCTTTGCGGCGCTACAATAACACTGTTCATGAATGACCCTTATGTATTTTTGTTCAATGTAGCATGAATAGGTACATTATTTGCAACAAAAATGGCTGGCGATTTTTATATTCGCCAGCCATTTTTAATTTCTAAAAAGCAGCTCTGCTTTACGCAGCAGCTGGAGCTTTTTTATTTGATACAACAGTCAACACGCTTGATGCTGTCTTGTCGTTACGAGCAAGCTTGCTTGAATAATGCTTGTTCATTTCTTTTACCACTTGAGCGGTAATATCAGCTTTACCTGAACTATAGACTATTTGACCGCTGTTCTTATCAACAACCAAGTCTAAACCTTCTTTTTTAGCTAATTGCTCAACCGATGAGCTCAAGCCTTCGATCATGATGCCCGTACCTTGTTGGATAACGAGCTTCATTTCGCCTTCGCTATTTTCCAAAGTATCTTTGTAGTCACGTTCCATTTTAACAAGTTCTTGTTTTTTCTTAGCAAGTGCAGCTTCATTCATCGTCGAAGCTTGTGATTTTAATTTAGTCATTGCATCTTCGTATGCTTTGCCCTTAGCTTCAATGTCTTGCGCTAATTGTTGACGTCTTGGTTCAACTTTCTTAGCAAAATCTTGACCTTCTTCTGAAGCTTGCATTGCTGAAGAAACATCGACAACACGAACTTTAAGATCTGCACGAGTAACATCAACAGCAGTATTTAATTCTGCCTTAGTAGTGGTTGGCATAGCTACTTCGCCCGTCTTTGCATTGATCACAGAAACGCCACCAATAATAGCAACGCTGAGCAGTAAACCTAGACCAAATTTATTAACATTTTTCATACGTCATCCTTTCAAATAGAGATTATTTTTATTAAGAAACAATAGAATCATACCTACATAATAACAATATCTTTTTTAGGGAAATAGTCAATTCGCCTTCGCTCTTTCGAGCTATGGCGGAACAAGTCCGCAAAGGAATGCTCACAGAAATCTAAATTGTTTACGCCCGAGCAAAAAATCTTGCCACAAATTTCCTCACCTCTTCAAGCACCACGATAGAAGACGAAACCATAATAACAATGCGCCAGTCATCCAAAGACAAAGGCACTGTTTTAAAAATAGCATGCATAAATGGTGCATAGATCAACAAGAACTGTAAACAGAGCACAAAAGATGTTGAAAGCAGCAACCAACGATTACTGAACAATCCAGACTGCACAATAGATAGCTTTTCAGACCGGCAATTCCACACATTAAACCACTGAAACATCGCCATCGTCAGTAACGTCATGGTTCGCGCATACGCAAGATCGACCTTATAGTTTGCATAAAACACCAAAAGCGACCCAATGCCCATAGGAAGCGCCATGAATAGTGATTTTAAAATCATATTTCTATCCACAAGTCGCAGCTTACGAGTCAGCCAACTTTTATGTAATAAACCAGGTTCTTCCGGTTCGACAGAAAGTGCTATATTCAAAAAACCATCAGTCACTAAATTAAGCCATAAAATTTGCGCAGCGGTAATCGGCAAAGGGAGTCCCAGACTCAAAGCAAAGAGTACAATTAAAACTTCACCTAAATTAGTAGTAAAAAAATAAAGAATAACGCGTCGTAAAGCGCCAAAAATATGCCTGCCTTGCTCAATAGCTTTGACAATATTCACAAAAGAATCGTCGAGCAAAACTATATCGGAAGACTGCTTGGCAACTTCTGTACCTATTTGACCCATAGCTATGCCCAAATCAGCGGCAATCAATGATGGCACATCATTGATGCCATCGCCTGTCATTGCCACAATTTTGCCAAGTCTATGAAACATCGTGATAATTCTTAATTTGTTTTCTGGACTCACTCGAGAATAAACCGTGGTATGATCCAATGCACGTACTAATTCTTCGTCAGACAAACAATTAAATTCAGACCCATCAATTGCGCGATCGCCCTCGGTAAAAATTCCTACCTCTTTTGCTACACGCAGTGCTGTTTTTTGATGGTCACCTGTCGCCATAATAATACGTAACCCAGCCATACGTGCTTGCGTAATAACGCCTGCAACTTCTGGCCTAATAGCATCTTGTATGCCAACAACGCCAAGTATTGTTAAGTCAGTTTTTACCTGATCTTTAAAAAATATTAACTGCTTATCTGCTTGGTCTGGCATATTGTCTATAGAAAATGATTTAATTGCTACCGCTACAACACGTAACCCACTATCCAAAAACTCTGCTAAATTTTTTTGCATGATTGGTGTAATGATTGTAGACCGTTGCATAACTAACTCAGGAGATCCAATAATAAACGCAACTCCTTCGCTGTCTTTTTGATAAAAACCAACATGATACGGCGTCAATGGATCAAAGGGAATTTCATATATTTTTTTATAGCTTGTTTCAAGATCATCACGCACTAGTCCAATTTTTTGAGAAAAAACATACAAAGCTGCTTCTGTTGGATCACCCTTTATAGTGAATAAATCGCGTGCTGCATCATAATTAATCTCTGCACTATTGAGAAGCGATGCTGCAATTGCAAGCTTAGTAAGCTCTGACTGCTCTTCAAGCAACATTTTTTTACTACCTTGCATTACTGAGCCTTGCGTATGATACCCTGAACCAGAAATTTTCCAAGATGTCTGGTCGGCAAAAACATCGGTTACCACCATTTCATTGCGTGTTAATGTACCCGTCTTATCAGTAATAATAACATCAGCACGACCCAATGCTTCAACCGCCTGCATATTTTTAACAAGCACATTTTGCTTTGCCATACGATAGACACCGCCTACAAGCACCAAGGTAAAAACAACCGGTAACCCTTCAGGCACTACACAAATAAAAAGTGCCGTGACCATAACCAACAACTCTTTGAGAGGCTTTCCGGTTGCAAAACCAATGGCAAACAAACCAATGCACAATAAAAAAATGCCAATTAAAATAACATACGAAACTCTATCAAGCTCTTGTTTAAGCGGCATATCGGTTTGAATTTCTTCAGTCGATGCATGAATTTTACCAATCGCTGTCTGTGCACCCGTTGCAATAACGATGGCTCGCCCAGAACCTGCAAGAATATAGGTACCTTTGTACGCTATATTGGTACGCTCGGCCAATATAGCCTCATCTTCAACAATATCGATATTTTTTCTGACCGGCATTGATTCTCCTGTGAGAATAGCCTCATCAATATTCAGATTATTAGATTCAATAATCCGCGCATCGGCAGGAACCCGATTGCCTTCTTGCAGTAGTATAAGATCCCCAACAACAAGATCCTCATCATTAACCAACATTTTTTGGCCATCACGAATCACCACACACTGGGAGACAATAAATTGTTTTAAACTTTCAAGAATTGAACGAGTGCGTCCTTCCTGAATAGTGCCAATAATGGCATTAAACAAAAGAACACCACTAATAATAAAGGCATCAAGTTTGTCAGGCCCTGCAAAAAAAATAATAGTCGCAGCTGCCAACAAAATATAAATTAATGGATTGTAAAATTGGCTCAAAAAAACAGCTGGCCACGATTTGACGGGTGTTTCTAATAATTTATTCGGACCGTATTGCGCCAAACGTTTGTAAAATTCCTGATAAGAAAGCCCGTTATGAGCGTCGGTATTTAATTTTCTAATAAGTTGTGCGACCGTTAATTGATGCGGCTCCATGCATTAATACCTCGTAAAAATATACTCATTGAAATTTTGTAATGATGAGAATCAATGATAATCAAAAAAGGTAAGAACATCAATGAAAGCTATGGATAAGAAAATTATCGATGTGTATATAAAAAAAGAGCGGGAG
The window above is part of the Candidatus Dependentiae bacterium genome. Proteins encoded here:
- the pth gene encoding aminoacyl-tRNA hydrolase, translated to MQNTISIGSISTIIGLGNPGRQYHYNRHNIGFLVLDALAEAHGGSWRTKEHMEIADIMLNGAKILLIKPQTFMNNSGKVISYLAKQGIKPENILVVHDELELSFGQLKFKVGGSHKGHNGLKSIIASCGDGFARLRFGIGRPENREDVSDYVLQNFTEDRAEVERLIGQSVEMIQQNIK
- a CDS encoding protease inhibitor I42 family protein, which produces MKNIMLTLSLLCAGTVVIAEDAQQETMQVTPGQEFEITLDSNPSTGYGWRAKISDDSLLQELDKTYKTTVQAAQTPGAGGKDVFTFKALKNGTASITISYSRPWEGVEPAKVREYTITIGDAKEEKSCVNVDAAAYDTELAKALKIDEKKLKSAKKTAQRNMSKKTKK
- a CDS encoding ribose-phosphate pyrophosphokinase, which encodes MNSVIVAPQSHFELAQKIAQGFGKQLIVPEITQFADGDIEVTFADYTLLRGATVFIVQSTNPPTHYNLMQFLLLVHAVKNAGAARIVGVVPYFGYARQDKSIIPGGKGAAELVARMIEAAGVDELVVVELHAPLVATFFSIPVHSVSVVPLLIEHIEQQDIVLNETCIVAPDHGAQDRALAVADSLKVGHIVFAKERYAADQTRIGARSGDCVGTTAIIIDDMIDTGGTALHVCDALREQGFSTIYGYFVHPVLSGTAIDLLEKSHFTAVYVANTISLQKTSPKIKQFDISSLIIDTLKNIK
- a CDS encoding OmpH family outer membrane protein: MKNVNKFGLGLLLSVAIIGGVSVINAKTGEVAMPTTTKAELNTAVDVTRADLKVRVVDVSSAMQASEEGQDFAKKVEPRRQQLAQDIEAKGKAYEDAMTKLKSQASTMNEAALAKKKQELVKMERDYKDTLENSEGEMKLVIQQGTGIMIEGLSSSVEQLAKKEGLDLVVDKNSGQIVYSSGKADITAQVVKEMNKHYSSKLARNDKTASSVLTVVSNKKAPAAA
- a CDS encoding HAD-IC family P-type ATPase, whose protein sequence is MEPHQLTVAQLIRKLNTDAHNGLSYQEFYKRLAQYGPNKLLETPVKSWPAVFLSQFYNPLIYILLAAATIIFFAGPDKLDAFIISGVLLFNAIIGTIQEGRTRSILESLKQFIVSQCVVIRDGQKMLVNDEDLVVGDLILLQEGNRVPADARIIESNNLNIDEAILTGESMPVRKNIDIVEDEAILAERTNIAYKGTYILAGSGRAIVIATGAQTAIGKIHASTEEIQTDMPLKQELDRVSYVILIGIFLLCIGLFAIGFATGKPLKELLVMVTALFICVVPEGLPVVFTLVLVGGVYRMAKQNVLVKNMQAVEALGRADVIITDKTGTLTRNEMVVTDVFADQTSWKISGSGYHTQGSVMQGSKKMLLEEQSELTKLAIAASLLNSAEINYDAARDLFTIKGDPTEAALYVFSQKIGLVRDDLETSYKKIYEIPFDPLTPYHVGFYQKDSEGVAFIIGSPELVMQRSTIITPIMQKNLAEFLDSGLRVVAVAIKSFSIDNMPDQADKQLIFFKDQVKTDLTILGVVGIQDAIRPEVAGVITQARMAGLRIIMATGDHQKTALRVAKEVGIFTEGDRAIDGSEFNCLSDEELVRALDHTTVYSRVSPENKLRIITMFHRLGKIVAMTGDGINDVPSLIAADLGIAMGQIGTEVAKQSSDIVLLDDSFVNIVKAIEQGRHIFGALRRVILYFFTTNLGEVLIVLFALSLGLPLPITAAQILWLNLVTDGFLNIALSVEPEEPGLLHKSWLTRKLRLVDRNMILKSLFMALPMGIGSLLVFYANYKVDLAYARTMTLLTMAMFQWFNVWNCRSEKLSIVQSGLFSNRWLLLSTSFVLCLQFLLIYAPFMHAIFKTVPLSLDDWRIVIMVSSSIVVLEEVRKFVARFFARA